In a genomic window of Pararge aegeria chromosome 7, ilParAegt1.1, whole genome shotgun sequence:
- the LOC120625167 gene encoding LHFPL tetraspan subfamily member 2a protein encodes MCYVIITGRSLAWLLLSLVAFMLILTGIMTPKWLLGQPVVLNEKNVTKFYVPSVGIYNRCIRMRHDRYNCAPFSLYGLATDSEVYPKPWKAALFFLSLCAAIQFATVLAGVMACCVQSVFKKSVISLAGATQALGGFFGVLGLLLYPWGWGSSRVKRLCGEYSEPYIPGECSIGWALFVTATGIAQIFLASALSKMADKAANSDKVQFQMDEGNQLICIA; translated from the exons ATGTGCTACGTAATTATAACCGGTCGTAGCCTAGCATGGTTGTTGCTAAGTTTGGTCGCGTTTATGCTAATTTTAACCGGTATTATGACGCCAAAATGGCTTTTAGGGCAGCCTGTTGTGCTAAATGAAAAGAACGTCACTAAATTCTACGTCCCCAGCGTCGGGATATACAATAG ATGTATACGTATGAGGCATGACCGTTACAATTGTGCTCCATTCTCCCTCTATGGATTGGCCACTGACTCTGAGGTGTACCCAAAGCCTTGGAAGGCTGCTTTATTCTTCTTATCTttgt GTGCAGCTATACAATTTGCAACAGTACTAGCAGGTGTAATGGCGTGCTGTGTGCAGTCTGTTTTCAAGAAGAGCGTGATTTCTTTAGCAGGAGCTACTCAGGCCCTTGGAG GTTTCTTTGGTGTTCTGGGTTTGCTGTTATACCCCTGGGGTTGGGGGTCATCCAGGGTTAAACGTCTATGCGGAGAATACTCCGAGCCATACATACCCGGAGAATGTTCTATAg GATGGGCCCTTTTTGTGACAGCGACGGGCATAGCTCAGATATTCCTGGCCAGTGCACTGTCAAAAATGGCTGACAAAGCGGCGAACTCCGACAAAGTGCAGTTCCAAATGGACGAGGGCAACCAGCTGATATGTATAGCTTga